One genomic segment of Pseudorasbora parva isolate DD20220531a chromosome 6, ASM2467924v1, whole genome shotgun sequence includes these proteins:
- the LOC137079132 gene encoding sericin-2-like: MFCCCVKEYEFNNPFAWFLLLLVLAEGSGSVNATLTQNNAEGSGSVSSTLTQNNTEGSGSVNSPLTQNNAEGSDSVNSTLTQDDAEGSGSVNATLTQNNTEGSGSVNSTLTKNNAEGSGSVNSTLTQNNAEGSGSVNSTLTQDDAEGSGSVNATLTQNNTEGSGSVNATLTKNNAEGSGSVNSTLTQNNAEGSGSVNSTLTQDDAEGSGSVNATLTQNNTEGSSSVNSTLTQNNAEGSGSVNSTLIQDDSEGSGSVNSTLTQNNAEGSGSVNSTLTKNNAEGSGSVNSTLTQNNAEGSGSVNSTLTQDDAEGSGSVNSTLTQNNAEGSGSVNSTLTQNNAEGAGSVNSTLTQNNAEGSGSVNSTLTQNNAEGI, translated from the coding sequence ATGTTCTGTTGTTGTGTTAAAGAGTATGAGTTTAATAACCCATTTGCATGGTTCTTGTTACTTTTGGTGTTAgctgagggatctggttctgtcaacgccaccttaacccagaataatgctgagggatctggttctgtcagctccaccttaacccagaataatactgagggatccggttctgtcaactcgcccttaacccagaataatgctgAGGGATCCGATTCTGTCAACTCCACCCTCACCCAGGAtgatgctgagggatctggttctgtcaacgccaccttaacccagaataataccgagggatccggttctgtcaactccaccttaaccaagaataatgctgagggatctggttctgtcaactccaccttaacccagaataatgctgagggatccggttctgtcaactccaccCTCACCCAGGAtgatgctgagggatctggttctgtcaacgccaccttaacccagaataataccGAGGGATCCGGTTCTGTCAACGCCACCTTAACCAAGAataatgctgagggatctggttctgtcaactccaccttaacccagaataatgctgagggatccggttctgtcaactccaccCTCACCCAGGAtgatgctgagggatctggttctgtcaacgccaccttaacccagaataatactGAGGGAtccagttctgtcaactccaccttaacccagaataatgctgagggatccggttctgtcaactccaccCTCATCCAGGATGATTCTGAGGGATCTggttctgtcaactccaccttaacccagaataatgctgagggatccggttctgtcaactccaccttaaccaagaataatgctgagggatctggttctgtcaactccaccttaacccagaataatgctgagggatccggttctgtcaactccaccCTCACCCAGGAtgatgctgagggatctggttctgtcaactccaccttaacccagaataatgctgagggatccggttctgtcaactccaccttaacccagaataatgctgagggagccggttctgtcaactccaccttaacccagaataatgcagagggatctggttctgtcaactccaccttaacccagaataatgctgAGGGGATCTGA